A stretch of DNA from Lysinibacillus sp. B2A1:
AACAATCTGCAAGTGGACATGCTCCAGTTGTCACCTATCATGCTAAAGGAAAAACTGTATTTGAAGCTGTTAGAAAAATATTAGCTTTGTCCCCTAGAAAACTATACTTTGCACATTTACAATTAGTAGTTATTGGAGAAGAACTGGCAGAAAACGGTTTACGAGATACCATTGATTTTTTAGCAAGAGATCAAGAGATACGAAATGATTTTACGGTTATAGTATCTCAGAAAGCAACTGCAAAAGATGTTTTAAATGTATTAACACCAATAGAAAAAATTCCTGCTAATAAAATGTTAAACTCCTTAAAAAGTATGCAAGATGCATGGGGTTCCACTTTAGTAGTTGATATTGAAGATTTAGTCACAGATTTAGGGGTAAACAACCAGTATTTTGTTCTATCGGCAATTGAAGTTCTAGGGGATAAAAGCTTAGGGATTGACCAAACAAATGTAGAAAGAATTGAAACGCCAGTAAAACTGAAGTTTACGGGACTTGCTATTTTTAAAGAGGATAAATTATTAGGTTATCTTGATGAATATGAAAGTAAGAGTTTAAATTACTTAAATAATAAAATTAAATCAACGATTGAAATTATTGGTTGTCCTTCGAAAGGAGAATTATCGACCGAGATTACTCAATCTAAAACTAAAACAACAGGAGTAATTAGGGACGGCAAGCCTACAATTAATATTAGCATTAATGTTGTTCAAAATGTTGCCGAGGTAAATTGTGATATGGATCTAACAGAAATGGAAACGATGGATTGGATTAATAAACAAACTGCTGAACACATAAAGAAAAATATTAATCAATTGCTAAAAATTCTTCAAAAAAATTATCAAGCAGATGTACTTGGTTTTGGGGAGGCTATTCATCGTGCTGACCCTACGGAATGGAAAAAGATTAAAGGCGACTGGCAAACCATTTATCCTGAGGTAGAAGTAAATGTTAGGGTTAATGTCAATACACAGGGTTTAGGGACTATGCAAAACTCAAAATTAAAGGAGTAAAAATTGATTATGTTTATCACTTTAGGCATTTTCATAATTTCTGTTGCCATAATTTTAATTGAACTTCCTAAATTAAAAATAGGCAGTAAAAAGTTAACTTGGGCATTCTCTATTTTATTAGTCATGGGAACAGCCTTAAACATTGCTATAAGTTTAAATGTCTTAATTGCCAGTCCGTTAGACGCAATTATGTATATTTTTCAACCAGTCAGCGACATTCTAAAAGAAACATTGTTAAATAAAAATAACTTATAAGAGGCATTTATTATGGAAAAACAATTGATAAGCTCCCGTCAATTCACAATAATTGTTATTCTTTATACGGTTGGAACAGGAATATTAATTATACCAGCAAGTATAGCTTCAGAAGTACAGCAAGATGCTTGGATTGTAGCAACTATAGGGACTCTTTTAAGCTTACTTTTAATAAAGCTATATATCATTTTATCAAATAAAATGGCGAACCTTTCTCTTGTTGAAGTATCTGAAAAGTTTTTAGGAAGCTTTGTCGGAAAATTTATTTCCCTCTGTTTTGTAGTGTTAACACTTTTATCTTCAGGGGAGTTATTATATTTCATCGGTAATTTCTTACAAACAGAAGTAATGCCTGAAACACCGCCAGTAGTATTTGCCATACTTTTCAACTTTATTATTCTATTTGCTGCATATCAGGGTATAGAAGTTTTTGCACGCACATTAGAAATATTATTTCCAATTTTTTTGTTCATATTTATAATTTTTTTGTTCTTCGTTTCACCACAAATTGATATTAAAAATATACAGCCAGTTTTTGAAGTATCCATTCCGCCACTAATATATAGTGTTTTACATTTCATGGGTTTGTTTTCGTTTCCATTGATTGTATTATTAATGATTTTTCCTTCTAATATTAATAACCTTCAATCTGGCAAAAAAGGCTTTTACATGGGTACAATAGTCGGCGGCTTTATTATAACAGCTTTTATTGCGTTATCGATTTTAGTATTAGGTGTAACCAATACATCTTTAAGAACATTTCCGAGTTATACATTAGCTCAAAAAATTTCTGTCGGAAACTTTTTACAACGTATTGAGATTATAATGGCTTTTATGTGGATGGTCACAATATTTGTAAGAGCCTTTATGTATTTTTATGCTTCTTTAATCGGTATAAGTCAAATACTTAAACTAAAGGATCATAGACCTTTAATTCTACCACTTGGAATGCTTGCTATAGCTCTTTCTCAAATTGTTCATGCAAATATCATTCATTCCGATAAATACAATCAGCAGACTTGGCCACTTTTTATAGCTATGTTCTCTATTTTTTTACCAATAATATTGCTATTCGTAGCTAAGTTCAGAAGATTAAAGGACAAAGACGTTGATAGGGATGTTAAGAATGTTTAAAATCATGATATTGAATAATCTACAAAACCTCCAAATGGGGGTTTTCATTTTGCTAAGTATGAGACTTTTATAAAAAGATTTGATCATTTACTAATAGTGGTGTGCTACCATTGCTTCCTATTGTAGAATATTGAAAAACACCGTAATTTTAAAATAACCCCACAGTCATTTTGCTAAAGCCTCATTTAATTTAATAAGGAAATTTTAAGAACCAACTTTCTAGTCCCAATCCATATAAAAACTCACCTTTAGCTTTTCTTGCCCACAATCTGGACAATCTAGGACTTCACTTTGATTAATATTGACTAAAGGCTTTTTTGGCATTCGAGTACTACATCGAGGACAAATACGAGTGTTCTTGTAAGATTCGGTTCCTGACTTCATATGTAAATATACTTTATTTAATAGGTAACAACACTTATGACAAACATATAGACCATTGTAGCATTCAAAAGACGTTTCCTTGTCATTAATAAACTCTCTAATGTATTGCCGACCTTCTTCTTCCTCATACCATTCTAAAATCGAGCTCAAGTCCATATACCTAAATCCAATTCCTAAAAAAACATTTACAAGCTTCTCCCATAAATCTCAAATACCTCTCTTGTTCAGTTTAGATGGAAAAAAGTACAGTTAAATTTTAATATATGTATCCATGTTTAAAAGGTATAATTCCATAAAACGGAATTTTTTTAACCTGGATTTCAACATAGTATTTCAATACTACTGGCTTTGATAAACAAACAAAAAGAAAGAAAGAGCTTGTTTTAAAAAGATTAATCAAAACACGCTCGTACTATATTTTATAGAATCATTCTATTCATTAAAGCACTCTTTAATAGAGAAACATGTCGAGCAAACCTCAGCTGATTTTCCATAGTTTTTGGGACAGCCCATCTATCCTTTAACTGATAGAAAACCTGTTCAATTTTGCCTCAGTACCAAGCATGACAGTATTAAACTCATTCCCTTGGCTATCTCGTCCCCTTCTGAAATAGAGGCTACGTAAAAAATTCTTACTGTTCACACGAGCAATCACCTGACTGCGACTTTTCGGCAAATTGCAGCATTGCGCTAAGTCACTAATCCAATCAGCGATTTCTTGATGTGGGAGTAACTCTTTGTCAATCATCGTATCCACGATGTTGACCAACCGCTCATCATCCTCATCACTAAAAATGTGTCTTCCATTATGGAGCTTGCTAGAAATAGCGACAAGAACCTCCCTCAGCATTGCGACGCTACTCGCATCACATTGTACCAGCTCGACAAAAACATCTGCACCGTGAGACGCACTGTGAGCCCAGCCTCCTACAGAAAGGTAACCCCGCAGATCCTTCTCTTCTTTATAATAACGGAGCATTGTATGCATTAATTGCTCAATTTCTTCTTGATTTAAAAATGGATTCTGCCTGTGGCGTTGCACAATCAAAGCGATAGGCAATGCAGAAAACGTCCTTGTAAAAACTGACTGATCATCCTCGCTGCCAATATTAAAGAACAAATGGTTCTCATCAGTCAAAACAGTTAAAAGGCTACGCAACTCCTCTTCATTGAATCTGTTCTCTTCTTTAATCCACATATAAAACATCGGATAAATCAGGTTATCTCGTAATTCTGGCTGAGGATCACCGATATATTGAAGTAACAAAGGTAAGAAATCTTGATGCTGCTCACCTTCTCGTAACTGATACTCATCCTTCTCAATTCTTTGCAAATCCTGCATCAATTTGGTTCTCGTATCCTCAGATATTCTTCCTGTTTTAGACATAAAAACACCCCTTTAGAAAATCATATCTAAAGGGGTAAAACGGTGCAACTTTATTTATAACAGTATATCTCTTTTATAAACATTAATCTTTTCAACTAAGTTTTAGATTTTTATAAAAAAGTTTCTTCAATTAAATGAGCCCTATTCAACCAAGCCTCGTCAAAAATAATTACCCTTCATCAAATCCTAAATTAATCGGCTCTAATGGCAAGTTTTCTTGACCAAGCATATTTGTTGATGTAACAGATAAATCTACTTCTTCAAACTTAAATCCATCAGCCCACACTTTACCTGTTCCTGTTAATAGAACACCGAAGTGAATAGAAGCGCTTTCTTTTGGTACATCTAATACAATCGAATGCAGGTTCCAGTCCGTTGTACCCTGAATCGGTCGATTATCCATATTATCAAACTGAATCACATCACCTGTACTATTATCTACTCGACACCACACTCCACATTTTACAACTTTGTCTGTTTTTAAGAAACAAGATACTTTTATACGTTTTCCTAACCAATTTTCTGCTGAAAAACTTTGCATCATTGTCCCGAATTGACCTTCACCTACATCTGTCTTCGAAGACAGTAAACCTGATTTCATACCCGTATGAAATACTTGTCCATCGGCTTTCATTTCATAAAAAGTTGGGTGTGAACCACTTAAAATCCAGCCTTTGATTGTTGTTAAATCATTCATATTTTTTTCCTCCGTCCCTTGAAGTGTTCGCATGATTTTGCGATATTTGCCTGGTGGCATTTTATATAGCTCTTTAAAAGAACGTGTGAATGCTTCTTGTGATTGATAACGTAACTCAAACGCAATTTGAAGTATCGATTCATCTGAATATAATAAATACATTGCTGCTGTTGCCAGTCTTCGTTTTCGAATATATTCACTTATTGTCAATCCAGTTTCTTGTTTGAAAATACGTGATAAATGAAATTTTGAATAACCAATATGTGATGCATAATCATCTAACTGCCAATCATCTAATAAACACTCTTCTAAAGAACAAATTACATCTTGAGTTACTTCGCTATACATTTTGCTCACCTCACTACCTAATTTTAGAGGATTCTAAAAAATTTTTTTTGATATTGATTGCTATTTTACTACTCTTTCTATAATTGAATGAATATTACAGTAAGTGCAATTCAAATTGTTTCACTAGGTAACAACTTTCCTACTTTATTCAAACTTCTAATCATTCATTATATAGCTTCTGTCGTCATTAATTTAATTAGCTGTTTATAGTAAGTATGGTTTTCTTGAAGCTCCTCATGTTTTCCAGAGCCCGTAATCAGACCATCCTCAAACATTAGAATTTGATCCGCGTGTGTAATTGTCGATAAGCGATGAGCAATAATAACCGTTGTACGTTCTTTCATTACACGCTCGAATGCCTTTTGTACTTCTCTCTCTGAGTCGTTATCAAGGTTAGATGTTGCTTCATCTAATAATAATATCGCTGGATTTCGGAGTAATGCACGTGCTATCGCTATCCGCTGCCTTTGCCCACCTGATAATTTAATTCCTCCCTCCCCTACTTCTGTATCTAATCCTTTTTCAAATTGTTGGACAAAATGCCATGCATAAGCGTTCTTTAATGCACTTATAATATCTGCTTCTAAAACGTCATTTTTTCCATAAGCTACATTATCTCGAATTGTTCCATTCATGAGTGGTGCTTCTTGCGATACATAGCCAAATAGACTGCGCCACTGCTTTAAATCGATACTTTCAATAGGCCGGTTTCCAAATCGAATAGTACCATCTGTTACATCATAAAATTGTTCTATTAATGAAAACATTGTGGTCTTTCCTCCCCCACTGGCACTAACCAATGCGGTTGTTTTTCCTGCTGGAATCGTAAAGGAAATACCTTTTAAAATAGGGTTATCATTGTATTGAAACGCAACATCTTCAAAAACAATCGACTCATTGGGAGAAGAAATAACATTCATCCCATGCCCTTCGATTGGTTCGTTCAGAATTTCTTGTAATCGTTCCGTTGCCCCCATTGCTTTTTGAAGTGCAGTGAAAAATGTTGCCATTTGCGTAAATGGCATAATAATTTGCACAAGGTAAATCATAATCGCTACAAGTTCACCTGCTGAAATCGCACCTGTTGCTACTTTTGCGCCACCATACCCAAATAATAATA
This window harbors:
- a CDS encoding spore gernimation protein, encoding MEKQLISSRQFTIIVILYTVGTGILIIPASIASEVQQDAWIVATIGTLLSLLLIKLYIILSNKMANLSLVEVSEKFLGSFVGKFISLCFVVLTLLSSGELLYFIGNFLQTEVMPETPPVVFAILFNFIILFAAYQGIEVFARTLEILFPIFLFIFIIFLFFVSPQIDIKNIQPVFEVSIPPLIYSVLHFMGLFSFPLIVLLMIFPSNINNLQSGKKGFYMGTIVGGFIITAFIALSILVLGVTNTSLRTFPSYTLAQKISVGNFLQRIEIIMAFMWMVTIFVRAFMYFYASLIGISQILKLKDHRPLILPLGMLAIALSQIVHANIIHSDKYNQQTWPLFIAMFSIFLPIILLFVAKFRRLKDKDVDRDVKNV
- a CDS encoding AraC family transcriptional regulator, coding for MYSEVTQDVICSLEECLLDDWQLDDYASHIGYSKFHLSRIFKQETGLTISEYIRKRRLATAAMYLLYSDESILQIAFELRYQSQEAFTRSFKELYKMPPGKYRKIMRTLQGTEEKNMNDLTTIKGWILSGSHPTFYEMKADGQVFHTGMKSGLLSSKTDVGEGQFGTMMQSFSAENWLGKRIKVSCFLKTDKVVKCGVWCRVDNSTGDVIQFDNMDNRPIQGTTDWNLHSIVLDVPKESASIHFGVLLTGTGKVWADGFKFEEVDLSVTSTNMLGQENLPLEPINLGFDEG
- a CDS encoding multidrug ABC transporter permease; translated protein: MNNSVRGIWQLVNSNRLSKKLMIGTLLLSIVETLIGLAVPLVTMRMINDFSTIGFSLQAILLVGAFLISQAVLSGVTFYMMRKLGERIVANLRNTVWAHVLRLRIPYFDAHESGETMSRITQDSNVIKELITDHLISFISGLFAIVGAVIILIIIDWKMTLLMLIAVPVAILLTLPLGQRIHKIAKENQDELASFTGHLGRVLTNIRLVKASQTEDFEQQNGEEKIHHLYRFGLKEAKILAVLSPIMTFIIMVVLILLFGYGGAKVATGAISAGELVAIMIYLVQIIMPFTQMATFFTALQKAMGATERLQEILNEPIEGHGMNVISSPNESIVFEDVAFQYNDNPILKGISFTIPAGKTTALVSASGGGKTTMFSLIEQFYDVTDGTIRFGNRPIESIDLKQWRSLFGYVSQEAPLMNGTIRDNVAYGKNDVLEADIISALKNAYAWHFVQQFEKGLDTEVGEGGIKLSGGQRQRIAIARALLRNPAILLLDEATSNLDNDSEREVQKAFERVMKERTTVIIAHRLSTITHADQILMFEDGLITGSGKHEELQENHTYYKQLIKLMTTEAI
- a CDS encoding Ger(x)C family spore germination protein, producing MKKNIIIMSLIILILILSGCWSKRELNELALVAALGIDLIDDEYAISAQVIDPSQVSSKQSASGHAPVVTYHAKGKTVFEAVRKILALSPRKLYFAHLQLVVIGEELAENGLRDTIDFLARDQEIRNDFTVIVSQKATAKDVLNVLTPIEKIPANKMLNSLKSMQDAWGSTLVVDIEDLVTDLGVNNQYFVLSAIEVLGDKSLGIDQTNVERIETPVKLKFTGLAIFKEDKLLGYLDEYESKSLNYLNNKIKSTIEIIGCPSKGELSTEITQSKTKTTGVIRDGKPTINISINVVQNVAEVNCDMDLTEMETMDWINKQTAEHIKKNINQLLKILQKNYQADVLGFGEAIHRADPTEWKKIKGDWQTIYPEVEVNVRVNVNTQGLGTMQNSKLKE